One Halalkalicoccus sp. NIPERK01 genomic region harbors:
- a CDS encoding site-specific integrase has translation MTENPGQRIDALRERIQAGEEISSADQETLLAFSDRLRLLSSRYSDHRHEHLLRRCVRMAEEVGGLADALEERSAAEELVKWIHREYDNEETNRDYRGSLRVFGKRSGEDDELPESIEWIPGSTSRNYKPKPKPGEMLHWDEDVFPMIDACRYARDEAMVAVAWDAGARSGEFRDLQLRDVSDHPNGLRITVDGKTGQRTITLIPSVPYLQRWLAEHPADDPSAPLWSKLHSPEDLSYQAVRKTLNEAAERAGVHKPVTLTNFRKSSASYLASQGLNQAVLEEHHGWSRGSRVASRYVSVFADASDREIARAHGLDVEKDEPDPTAPMTCPRCNRETPRENPACMWCGQSQSHEATQRIEEQREAALKSSRIVPEEVADAIQTIERFMGDDGGIRAAGFDE, from the coding sequence ATGACCGAGAACCCGGGCCAGCGAATCGACGCTCTTCGCGAACGTATCCAGGCTGGCGAGGAGATCAGCAGCGCCGATCAGGAGACGCTGCTCGCCTTCAGTGATCGACTCCGACTCCTCTCCTCGCGCTACTCCGACCATCGTCACGAGCACCTGCTCCGACGCTGCGTCCGCATGGCCGAGGAGGTCGGCGGCCTCGCCGACGCCCTCGAGGAGCGCAGCGCTGCCGAGGAGCTCGTCAAATGGATCCATCGCGAGTACGATAACGAGGAGACCAACCGGGACTACCGGGGTTCCCTCAGAGTCTTCGGGAAGCGCTCCGGCGAGGACGACGAGCTGCCCGAGTCGATCGAGTGGATCCCTGGCTCGACCTCGCGCAACTACAAGCCCAAGCCAAAGCCCGGCGAGATGCTCCACTGGGACGAGGATGTCTTCCCGATGATCGACGCCTGTCGCTACGCGCGCGACGAGGCGATGGTCGCCGTCGCCTGGGACGCCGGCGCGCGCTCGGGGGAGTTCCGCGATCTCCAGCTCCGCGACGTCAGTGATCACCCGAATGGGCTCCGGATCACCGTCGACGGCAAGACCGGCCAGCGGACGATCACGCTGATCCCGTCGGTTCCGTACCTCCAGCGCTGGCTCGCCGAGCATCCCGCTGATGACCCGAGCGCGCCCCTCTGGAGTAAGCTCCACTCGCCCGAGGACCTCTCCTACCAGGCGGTCCGGAAGACACTCAACGAGGCGGCCGAGCGCGCCGGCGTTCACAAGCCCGTCACGCTGACGAACTTCCGCAAATCGAGCGCGAGTTACCTCGCCAGTCAGGGCCTCAATCAGGCCGTCCTCGAGGAGCACCACGGCTGGTCGCGAGGATCGCGCGTCGCTTCCCGATATGTCTCCGTCTTCGCCGACGCCTCCGACCGGGAGATCGCCCGCGCGCACGGCCTCGACGTCGAGAAGGACGAACCCGACCCGACGGCGCCGATGACGTGCCCGCGCTGTAATCGGGAGACGCCGCGCGAGAACCCGGCGTGTATGTGGTGCGGTCAATCTCAATCTCACGAAGCTACTCAACGGATCGAAGAGCAACGTGAGGCTGCACTCAAAAGTTCCAGAATCGTTCCAGAGGAGGTGGCTGATGCGATCCAGACCATCGAACGGTTCATGGGAGATGATGGCGGGATTCGAGCCGCTGGTTTCGATGAATGA
- a CDS encoding transcriptional regulator, with translation MSESKSDADSGTGPTVTPELTTDDALSAIGVEARRRIIYALSPGDEVASANLSVLLSRREGAPRPEIVTRSLEHMHLPKLDACGVIDYERSSGLVRTGPNYKLARDLATIVTLAMDHGATVTEVEERDDDE, from the coding sequence ATGAGTGAAAGCAAAAGTGACGCCGACTCCGGGACGGGACCGACGGTCACACCGGAACTGACGACCGACGATGCCCTCTCGGCGATCGGCGTCGAGGCCCGCCGGCGGATCATCTACGCGCTCAGCCCCGGCGACGAGGTCGCCTCGGCGAACCTCTCGGTGCTGCTCTCACGGCGCGAAGGCGCGCCCAGACCCGAGATCGTCACCCGGTCGCTCGAGCACATGCACCTTCCGAAGCTCGACGCCTGTGGTGTGATCGACTACGAGCGCTCCTCGGGGCTCGTCCGGACGGGCCCGAACTACAAACTGGCCCGCGACCTCGCGACGATCGTCACACTCGCGATGGATCACGGTGCGACAGTCACGGAGGTTGAGGAGCGTGATGACGATGAATGA
- a CDS encoding PadR family transcriptional regulator, whose translation MNELTRFQIDMLVAIDGLDDPCGLDVKRVLEAEYGKEVAHGRLYPGLDSLVDRGLVEKESGSVDGRTNTYRLADGGRQALDARRRWIGRAEERDRDE comes from the coding sequence CTGAACGAACTCACTCGGTTTCAGATCGACATGCTCGTCGCGATCGACGGGCTTGACGATCCCTGTGGACTCGACGTCAAGCGCGTCCTTGAGGCCGAGTACGGTAAAGAAGTAGCTCACGGCCGGTTGTATCCCGGCCTCGACTCGCTCGTTGACAGGGGGCTCGTCGAGAAAGAATCCGGGTCTGTCGACGGCCGGACGAACACCTACCGCCTCGCCGATGGAGGCCGGCAGGCGCTAGATGCTCGCCGACGATGGATCGGCCGGGCTGAGGAGCGTGATCGTGATGAGTGA